A window of Scomber scombrus chromosome 23, fScoSco1.1, whole genome shotgun sequence contains these coding sequences:
- the LOC134006250 gene encoding butyrophilin-like protein 8 has product MSMAVLASVIMTVLSSTSEDHQEVKVRPGQNATLQCQSPASTIRLLQWRRPDLASDGYVLFYRDKRSVQSFQLPSFHHRVQLVDPEMKNGDVSVILKNVTVNDSGTYECRVSANSKEHRKRATPETINTIVLKVQHSEIKTTIGEFRLAS; this is encoded by the exons ATGTCCATGGCTGTCCTCGCCAGTGTCATCATGACAGTCCTGAGCAGCACCTCTGAAG ATCATCAGGAGGTCAAAGTGCGTCCTGGACAGAACGCCACGCTCCAGTGTCAGAGTCCAGCTTCAACCATCAGACTGTTACAGTGGAGAAGACCTGACCTCGCATCAGACGGATACGTCCTCTTCTACAGAGACAAGCGCTCAGTTCAGTCCTTCCAGCTTCCATCGTTCCATCATCGAGTGCAGCTCGTCGATCCAGAGATGAAGAACGGAGACGTTTCCGTGATCCTGAAGAACGTCACCGTCAACGACAGCGGAACGTACGAGTGTCGAGTGTCAGCGAACAGTAAGGAACACAGAAAGAGAGCCACACCTGAGACCATAAACACCATCGTCCTGAAGGTCCAACACTCAG AAATCAAAACGACGATCGGAGAATTCAGACTCGCCTcctga
- the LOC134006249 gene encoding Fc receptor-like protein 5 — protein MGSQNHMARPYTKEPPEGRQKAGVIMSPSSSQMFEGDFVSLSCEEDDSSAGWTLRRNTTRDTQTTCGNWGEPSGSACNMSFIVSWDSGVYWCESREGATSNSINITVTGGSVILQSPVLPVMEGDDVTLHCKTKTSNLPADFYKEGPLIRTEPAGHMTIHHVSKSDEGLYKCHSSSHGESPSSWISVTEKHATKTTLPVSVTPLLTSMTSPNDHETPPPYSAAPPLFITLVCHLVVFCPYFISTLLMVSLYRHRPTGNYLPVSMATSQPTQAEQGLADDYSDIITSVTTEHHF, from the exons ATGGGCAGCCAAAACCACATGGCCAGGCCGTACACAAAggaaccaccagagggcaggcaaaaag CTGGTGTGATTATGAGTCCCAGCAGCTCTCAGATGTTTGAAGGAGATTTTGTCTCTCTGAGCTGTGAGGAGGACGACAGCTCTGCTGGATGGACGCTGAGGAGGAACACAACCAGAGACACTCAGACAACATGTGGAAACTGGGGAGAACCATCTGGTTCTGCCTGTAACATGAGCTTCATCGTGTCCTGGGACAGTGGAGTTTACTGGTGTGAGTCCAGAGAGGGAGCAACCAGTAACAGcatcaacatcactgtcactg gTGGATCAGTGATCCTGCAGAGTCCTGTCCTccctgtgatggagggagatgatgtcactctgcactgtaaaacaaagacCTCCAACCTCCCAGCTGATTTCTATAAAGAGGGCCCCCTCATCAGGACTGAgcctgcaggtcacatgaccatcCACCATGTTTCCAAGTCTGATGAAGGCCTCTACaagtgtcacagcagcagtcatGGAGAGTCTCCATCCAGCTGGATCTCTGTCACAG AAAAACATGCAACCAAAACCACGCTGCCTGTCTCTGTAACACCTCTGCTTACATCAATGACATCACCAAATGACCACGAGACCCCGCCCCCTTATTCAGCAGCCCCGCCCCTTTTTATCACACTGGTCTGCCACCTAGTGGTGTTCTGTCCGTACTTCATCTCCACTCTCCTCATGGTGTCTTTATATCGACACAGACCCACAG GAAATTACCTAcctgtctccatggcaacgtCCCAGCCCACCCAGGCTGAGCAGGGATTGGCTGATGACtacagtgacatcatcacctcCGTCACCACAGAGCATCACTTCTGA
- the LOC134006140 gene encoding H-2 class II histocompatibility antigen, E-S beta chain-like gives MASSFLSFSLLFITVYTADGFRTYEVDRCQFNTSKLEDVRYIRSTYYNKMEFSKFDSSVGKFVGYTEYGVKQADYWNNDASILAQMKTARERYCLNNVQIWSNNPLTKSVKPYVRLYSVAPPAGKHPSMLVCSIYSFYPKTIIVKWLRDGQEVTSDVTSTEEMADADWYYQIHSHLEYTPRSGEKISCKVEHASLREPLITDWDPSLPESERNKIAIGASGLILGLILSLAGFIYYKRKSRGRILVPSN, from the exons ATGGCTTCATCCTTTCTGagcttctccctcctcttcatcactgtcTACACAGCAG ATGGATTTAGGACTTATGAGGTGGATCGCTGTCAGTTTAACACCTCTAAGCTGGAGGACGTCAGGTACATTAGGTCTACGTATTACAACAAGATGGAGTTCAGCAAGTTTGACAGCAGTGTGGGAAAGTTTGTCGGCTACACTGAGTACGGAGTGAAGCAGGCAGACTACTGGAACAACGATGCTTCAATCCTGGCTCAGATGAAAACTGCGAGGGAGAGATACTGCCTAAACAACGTTCAGATCTGGTCCAACAATCCTTTGACTAAATCAG TGAAGCCGTACGTGCGGCTGTACTCAGTGGCTCCCCCTGCTGGTAAACATCCCTCCATGTTGGTCTGCAGCATCTACAGCTTCTACCCCAAAACGATCATAGTGAAATGGCTCAGAGACGGACAGGAAGTCACCTCTGATGTCACTTCCACTGAGGAGATGGCAGACGCTGATTGGTACTACCAGATCCACTCCCACCTGGAGTACACGCCCAG gTCTGGAGAGAAGATCTCCTGCAAGGTGGAACACGCCAGCCTGAGAGAGCCTCTGATTACTGACTGGG atCCGTCCCTGCCTGAGTCAGAGAGAAACAAGATCGCCATCGGAGCGTCAGGACTGATCCTGGGTCTGATCTTATCTCTGGCTGGATTCATCTACTACAAGAGGAAGTCCAGAG gACGGATTCTGGTCCCCTCTAActga
- the LOC134005854 gene encoding voltage-gated potassium channel subunit beta-3-like has protein sequence MKEAIGRHSNMKYRNLGKSGLRVSCLGLGTWVTFGSQITDEMAESVMTLAYDSGVNLFDTAEVYASGRAETTLGNILKKKGWRRSSYVVTTKIYWGGQAETERGLSRKHIIEGLRGSLARLQLDYVDIVFANRSDINTPMEEIVRAMTFVIDQGMAMYWGTSRWNAVEIMEAYSIARQFNLVPPVCEQAEYHYFQRDKVELHLPELYHKIGVGAMTWSPLAGGLLTGKYNDGVPESSRAAMKGYAWLKERLHSDEGKKQLSKIKDLHLLADRLNCTAAQLAIAWCLRSEGVSSVLLGVSNTDQLLENLGSIRVLTQLTPPLITEMDALLGNKPRNGKREARS, from the exons ATGAAGGAGGCCATCGGTCGTCATAGCAACATGAAgtacag gAATCTAGGAAAATCTGGACTGCGAGTCTCCTGCTTAGGACTGG gAACGTGGGTGACATTTGGCTCTCAAATCACTGATGAG atGGCGGAGAGCGTGATGACGCTGGCGTACGACAGTGGAGTGAATTTATTCGACACAGCCGAGGTTTACGCCTCTGGGAG ggcTGAGACGACTCTGGGAAACATCCtgaagaagaaaggatggag GAGATCCAGCTACGTGGTGACCACCAAGATCTACTGGGGAGGACA gGCAGAGACAGAGCGAGGGTTGTCACGGAAACACATCATCGAAG GTCTGCGTGGATCTCTGGCCAGGTTGCAGCTGGACTACGTGGACATCGTCTTCGCCAACAGGAGCGACATCAACACTCCGATGGAGG agattGTTCGTGCGATGACCTTTGTGATCGATCAGGGCATGGCGATGTACTGGGGAACCTCACGCTGGAACGCCGTCGAGATCATG GAGGCGTACTCTATCGCCCGACAGTTTAACCTGGTTCCTCCAGTGTGTGAGCAGGCTGAGTATCATTACTTCCAAAGAGACAAAGTGGAACTGCACCTGCCTGAACTCTACCACAAGATAG GGGTCGGAGCCATGACCTGGTCTCCGCTCGCCGGCGGCCTGCTGACGGGGAAATACAACGATGGAGTCCCCGAGAGCTCCAGAGCCGCCATGAag ggctATGCGTGGTTAAAGGAGCGTCTCCACAGTGATGAGGGGAAAAAGCAGCTCAGTAAAATCAAAGATCTCCACCTGCTGGCCGACAGACTGAACTGCACCGCTGCTCAACTCGCCATCg CCTGGTGTCTCCGCAGTGAAGGTGTGAGCTCGGTTCTTCTTGGAGTGTCCAACACTGACCAGCTGTTGGAGAACTTGGGTTCTATCAGG gttCTGACTCAGCTGACTCCGCCCCTCATCACCGAGATGGACGCGTTGCTCGGCAACAAGCCACGAAACGGCAAGAGGGAGGCGCGGAGCTGA